From Lolium perenne isolate Kyuss_39 chromosome 5, Kyuss_2.0, whole genome shotgun sequence, a single genomic window includes:
- the LOC127346184 gene encoding cytochrome B5-like protein isoform X2: MEIIILISLVVLLVLGALFVIPRSISKGKGKEAHSGGTGTASRSYSKKDVSTHNTRKDCWIIIKDKVYDVTSYVEEHPGGDAILNNAGADSTEGFFGT; this comes from the exons ATGGAAATTATCATCCTCATCTCACTTGTTGTGCTTCTTGTACTGGGAGCACTCTTTGTTATTCCAAGATCCATCAGCAAAG GTAAAGGAAAGGAAGCACATTCAGGAGGAACTGGAACG GCATCTAGGAGCTATTCAAAGAAAGATGTATCAACTCACAACACAAGGAAGGATTGTTGGATCATAATCAAGGACAAG GTTTATGATGTAACTTCATATGTGGAGGAGCATCCAGGTGGTGATGCCATTCTAAACAATGCTGGTGCTGATTCGACAGAGGGATTTTTCGG
- the LOC127346161 gene encoding L-type lectin-domain containing receptor kinase IX.1: MAMVMKRASKCLVLLGFPYSILLISSCLSHGTSLSFNYNFSDPNVLAAANLKYFNDSVPAIDRIDLTNSSRSWSTGRVAHGQPVNLWDDSTGRVASFTTNFTFLVKPVNSSSPGGDGMAFFVEPYPSTMPMDATGGFLALFNNRDNKGNAFPPTLGVEFDAFHNEWDPNGTNNHLGINVNDIRSKEYTPLPDGSFNGTMSVSIKYDAKATTLSATLQFIDPPGETAHILSANIDLRAEVGLPQNVSIGFSAAIGDLVEEHRILSWSFNSTLTDVTYPKTKNIRLIAGLVSASIFLLVTIAAWFSYRQYLGKKGIRRQEASVAVPLDQDMDKEFAGNGPRRFSYNELSRATQGFSDKEKLGEGGFGAVYRGLLHDQGLHVAIKRVSKTSNQGRREYIAEVTTIGRLRHRNLVQLIGWCHKAEELLLVYELMQNGSLNDHLYDSKKMLTWQVRYKIIVGMGSALMYLHQEWEQCVVHRDIKPSNVMLDSSFNAKLGDFGLARLVDHSRGGYTTMIAGTKGYMDPESVMSGRASAETDVYSFGVVLLEVACGRRPVVPELHDENRVVLVDWVRDLYRTGTLLDAADARLDGDFDAPEMERTLVVGLWCVHSDYGFRPSIRQAMSVLQFEAPPPDLPPVTMYAPPRGGYGSSYMSSTVGTSSTGGRSSTSDQTTNNRSFATADATSSTGPIASTTSQNTGTTEHVQSTHSS; encoded by the exons ATGGCCATGGTGATGAAGAGAGCCAGCAAGTGCCTTGTCCTCCTCGGCTTCCCCTACTCGATCTTActcatatctagctgcctttctcATGGCACCTCGCTTAGCTTCAATTACAACTTCTCCGATCCCAACGTCCTCGCCGCTGCCAACCTCAAGTACTTCAACGACTCTGTCCCCGCCATCGACCGGATCGACCTGACCAACTCCTCCAGAAGCTGGAGCACCGGCCGGGTAGCCCACGGGCAGCCGGTGAATCTCTGGGATGACAGCACCGGCAGGGTCGCCAGCTTCACCACCAACTTCACCTTCCTCGTCAAGCCCGTCAACAGCAGCAGTCCG GGAGGTGATGGAATGGCATTCTTTGTGGAGCCCTACCCATCAACTATGCCGATGGACGCAACCGGGGGCTTCCTCGCGCTTTTCAACAACCGTGACAATAAGGGAAACGCATTCCCGCCTACGCTCGGCGTGGAATTTGATGCATTCCATAACGAATGGGATCCTAATGGTACCAACAACCACCTTGGCATTAACGTCAACGACATTAGATCAAAAGAGTACACACCATTGCCAGATGGGAGCTTCAACGGGACCATGTCAGTATCTATCAAGTACGACGCCAAAGCAACCACGCTCTCAGCCACCTTGCAGTTCATCGACCCACCGGGTGAGACTGCACACATCCTTAGCGCAAATATCGACCTTCGGGCTGAGGTCGGTCTGCCGCAAAATGTGTCAATCGGATTCTCGGCGGCGATCGGGGACCTCGTCGAGGAGCATCGGATTCTTTCTTGGTCGTTCAATTCCACTCTGACCG ATGTCACATATCCAAAGACAAAAAACATACGTCTCATAGCCGGGCTAGTCTCCGCTAGCATCTTCCTATTGGTCACCATAGCCGCATGGTTCAGTTATCGCCAATACCTGGGAAAGAAGGGTATACGCAGGCAAGAAGCTTCGGTTGCAGTCCCTCTCGACCAAGATATGGACAAGGAGTTCGCGGGCAATGGGCCTCGGAGATTCAGTTACAACGAGCTATCACGGGCGACACAAGGATTCTCGGACAAGGAGAAGCTCGGCGAAGGTGGGTTTGGGGCAGTCTACCGAGGTTTGTTACACGACCAGGGACTCCATGTGGCCATCAAGCGGGTCTCCAAGACATCCAACCAAGGAAGGAGGGAGTACATTGCGGAGGTTACCACCATCGGCCGGCTGAGGCATCGCAACCTTGTCCAACTCATCGGTTGGTGCCACAAGGCCGAGGAGCTCCTACTCGTCTATGAGCTCATGCAAAATGGCAGCCTCAACGACCATCTCTACGATTCCAAGAAAATGCTAACATGGCAAGTCAG GTACAAGATCATTGTTGGCATGGGCTCTGCGCTGATGTACCTGCACCAGGAGTGGGAGCAGTGTGTGGTGCACAGGGACATCAAGCCGAGCAACGTGATGCTCGACTCGTCGTTCAACGCTAAGCTGGGGGACTTTGGTCTCGCGCGCCTCGTCGACCATAGCCGCGGCGGATACACGACGATGATTGCCGGCACCAAGGGATACATGGACCCGGAGTCCGTGATGTCCGGCCGGGCCAGCGCCGAGACCGACGTGTATAGCTTCGGGGTCGTCCTCCTCGAGGTCGCCTGCGGCCGGAGGCCCGTCGTCCCGGAGCTGCATGACGAGAACAGGGTCGTGCTTGTCGACTGGGTTCGTGACCTGTACCGGACGGGCACTCTGCTCGACGCTGCGGACGCCCGGCTCGACGGCGACTTCGACGCGCCGGAGATGGAGCGCACGCTGGTCGTGGGCCTCTGGTGTGTGCACTCGGACTACGGCTTCCGGCCGTCCATTCGGCAAGCCATGAGCGTGCTCCAGTTCGAGGCGCCGCCACCGGATCTCCCTCCGGTAACGATGTACGCGCCGCCACGCGGAGGGTACGGGTCGAGCTACATGTCGTCAACTGTTGGTACTTCCAGCACCGGCGGACGCTCGTCGACAAGTGACCAGACGACGAACAACCGTTCTTTTGCAACTGCCGACGCTACGAGCAGCACGGGGCCGATAGCGTCCACGACGAGCCAGAACACCGGCACGACTGAGCATGTTCAGTCCACACACTCTTCCTAG